A single Ruficoccus amylovorans DNA region contains:
- a CDS encoding DUF134 domain-containing protein: protein MRPKKHRCIRCELRETVFKPRGIPTCELEVVVLEADELEALRLADVERLHHAQAGERMGVSRATFGRIVESARGKVARALVNGHAIELRARQEG, encoded by the coding sequence ATGCGTCCGAAAAAACACCGTTGCATCCGCTGCGAACTGAGAGAAACGGTCTTCAAACCGCGCGGCATCCCGACCTGTGAGCTGGAGGTCGTTGTGCTGGAGGCGGACGAACTGGAAGCGCTCAGGCTGGCCGACGTGGAGCGGCTCCATCACGCGCAGGCCGGGGAGCGGATGGGCGTCTCGCGGGCGACTTTTGGCCGCATCGTTGAGAGTGCCCGGGGCAAGGTCGCCCGCGCCCTCGTCAACGGCCACGCTATCGAACTGCGCGCGCGGCAGGAGGGT
- a CDS encoding NifB/NifX family molybdenum-iron cluster-binding protein, whose amino-acid sequence MNICLPVLENNGLLSAVSPHFGQAPAHLVISPEGEIVHYAEKTACGHAGCTPVDILAAHAVKAIVCQGLGRGAFFRLRELGIDVFQTDCETVDEALVAYRRHTLAPMSEDGLCQGHEHSDHDHDGHPHEHGHNHCH is encoded by the coding sequence ATGAACATCTGCCTGCCGGTTCTCGAAAATAACGGCCTCCTGAGCGCGGTTTCGCCGCACTTTGGCCAAGCCCCCGCTCATCTGGTCATCTCCCCTGAGGGAGAAATCGTCCACTACGCGGAGAAAACCGCCTGCGGCCACGCGGGCTGTACCCCGGTCGATATTCTCGCCGCGCACGCCGTCAAGGCCATCGTCTGCCAGGGACTCGGACGCGGGGCCTTTTTCCGACTGCGAGAGCTTGGGATCGACGTTTTCCAGACCGACTGCGAGACAGTCGATGAGGCACTGGTCGCCTATCGCCGTCACACACTCGCCCCCATGAGCGAAGACGGCCTTTGCCAGGGACACGAGCACAGTGACCACGACCACGACGGCCATCCCCACGAGCACGGACACAATCACTGCCACTGA